From Alloacidobacterium dinghuense:
AGTGCGAGAGACATAGAGCGTTTTCACAAACGGAACCCCGGCAAGCACTTGCCAACTCTTCCTATTCGTTATTAAGCTTCGATATTTTGGTAAGACTTTTCCGCCTGCTGGTTGCCGGTTCAAGGAGTTTGCATGCTCAAAAGAACGCTCTCTCGTTGTCTCGTCCCTCTTACGCTTGCCTTCACGGCTTTCATTCTTTCCACCCACGCCTCAGCGCAGCAAACAGATGTCGAGCGCTTCGACCTGTACGGCGGCTTCACGTATTTCATGACGCCCAATCTCAACTTGGACGAACACGGTTTCCACTTTCAGGCCGGGTACAACGTGAGCCGCATGATGGCCGTCGGCTTCGATTACTCCAACGCGACTGGACACAACTCCCTTACCCCCAACCTGCTCACCATGTCGGACCAGTTGGTCGTCCAGACCGCTCTGCATGATCTCGCGCTTCAGGGTCTCCTGCCCCCCGGCTATCAGCTGGCCGTTCCTACCGGCGCCTCCACGCAGACCTTTGCCGCCGGCCCGGAACTCACCTTCCGCGACTTCCGCCGAGTAACCATCTTCATCCGTCCCGATATCGGAGCCATCCGCGAAGTAGCCCGCCCGCACCCCGCCGATCCCATCTCTGCGCTCATCGTTCAGGGGCTCGCACCTTCCGGCACAAAAACCAGCTGGGCCAGCTTCTACGGCTTCGGCGAAGGCGTCGACTGGAACGCCTCAAAGCATTTGGCCCTGCGCTTCCAGTTCGACGAGGTCTACAATCACCTCTTCAACGATCTGCTGAAGGACAGCCGCTGGACCACCCGCCTCTCCATCGGCCCAACTTTCCGCTTCGGCGGCAATATCCTCGAAGCCAAAAAGAAGTAGAAACAAAAAATCCCGTCCTCACGAGGACGGGATTTTCACTCTCATCATTAACGTTGTCATCCTGAGCGAAGCGCCGAAGGTCCGCAGTCAAAGAGCCTGCCCTGAGCTTGCCGAAGGGACCTGGTTTCACCAGCACCGGCACGAAAACGGGTGCCCCATCCTTTGCGCAGCAAAGGGTGGGAAAGCACGATCCTAAACAGACCTGACGAACCTAAACCGCCTTCTTCTTCCGCCCCGTAGACTTGGCAGCAACAGTCTCACGCTGCGGCTCCTTCTTCCCAGCCGCCTCTTCCTGCTGCTCCATGCTCTTCCGCAAGGCATCCATCAAGTTGATCACCGGAGCCAGATGCTTCTTCGGCTTCTCAGACTTCTGCACCATACCGGCTTCCTTCTGCTCAATCAACTCTTCCACGCGTGTCTGGTATTCATCCTTGAACTGGTCAGGATCAAACTTCGCCGTCAGCTGTTTCATGAACTGCTCCGCCAGATCGATCTCCGCCTTCTGCAGTTTCAGATCATGATCCTGTCCGTATTCGGCAAGCTCCCGAACCTCAGCCGGATAGAAAAGTGTGTGCAGCACCAACCCATTGTGATACGGACGAATCATCACAATCTGCTCCCGCTGATGCAGCGTGATCTTCGCAATCGCACCCAGCTTCAGCTGCTCCATGCCCTGCAAAATCAGCGCGTAAGCTTTGCGGCCCGGATCTTCCGGAACGGTGTAATACGAAGTCTGGTAGTAGACAG
This genomic window contains:
- a CDS encoding outer membrane beta-barrel protein yields the protein MLKRTLSRCLVPLTLAFTAFILSTHASAQQTDVERFDLYGGFTYFMTPNLNLDEHGFHFQAGYNVSRMMAVGFDYSNATGHNSLTPNLLTMSDQLVVQTALHDLALQGLLPPGYQLAVPTGASTQTFAAGPELTFRDFRRVTIFIRPDIGAIREVARPHPADPISALIVQGLAPSGTKTSWASFYGFGEGVDWNASKHLALRFQFDEVYNHLFNDLLKDSRWTTRLSIGPTFRFGGNILEAKKK
- a CDS encoding Ku protein, with the translated sequence MASTVWKGYVSFGLISVPIRLFVAAREEHVSFNQIHKECGTRVKQQLYCPTDQRVVERSELAKGYQVDKDTYVLVTEEELKTLEAESSESMEIQQFVQLDDVDPVYYQTSYYTVPEDPGRKAYALILQGMEQLKLGAIAKITLHQREQIVMIRPYHNGLVLHTLFYPAEVRELAEYGQDHDLKLQKAEIDLAEQFMKQLTAKFDPDQFKDEYQTRVEELIEQKEAGMVQKSEKPKKHLAPVINLMDALRKSMEQQEEAAGKKEPQRETVAAKSTGRKKKAV